GATAACTAGAATTGCAATCCATGCGTGTTTGTTCTTAAGCTGTATTCATTCATTTAATTAATTATTTAATTTAAATGCAATAGATCAAGCATTTGATCATTCGCTATCGACACTCAGTCAAGCACTTGTATTGCATCCACCCTGGTGTCTCGGTTTTTTGGGTTTTTGCTAGCGGTCATTGCGATGGGCTGGGTATGAAGCAAATGTGTCCATGCTTGCCTTGACCTTCATCCTTTGCATTGATGTTTTGCAAGGAATCCCACGTTGAACTGAGTAGTGATGAATTAGGGGCTAGAGGTTTGGATTCGTCTAAGGAGTTCATCCTTGGCGAGCTGTGTCACTACAAAAACTTCTTGAGCACTGGTGCCTTTGCGGGCAAGCATTTTGAAGCCACCTGTGACTGGTATCGAAACCCTCAACTGAAGATACGAGCTACGTCCACGGACTCTAGAAATCACCCCAGGGGTGATCGTCTGAATCTCAGGATCCTTGGCGAGAACCTTGAGCCAGGGGATCAACCCTTCTACATAGGTGCTGTGCGTAATAACCAGGCGCCCCACAGAGAGTTGCTGCTTGCTGAAACTTGAACTGGTCGAAGCTAGTGGATTTGGCTACAGAGAAGAGAGAGATCTGCTTTCCATGCTCCGATCTGTCGACTTGCTGCTTCGTGAGGTGTCCGGTCCCTTACAAGATCGTTGCGGTCCCCAGGCCAGGGTTTTGACGGCAGAGGTTCATGGTGATGAAGTTCGGGGGCTGGCGTTTTGCCCCGGCAAGGTGCTGCGTTATGTCTTGGCTGCTCGCAACAGACGCATCAAAACAACGGAAATGCTCCGGTTGGCGCGCAGCAGCAGACAGCCAGCTGCCTGAACAGTGTTGTCCTTTCAGTCGAGCTCACTGGTCAAGACCGAGCTGAGCGCTTGTTCGACCTTGGATTGAAACAACTTGGTGTCGACACGTAGTAGGAGCAGACCCGCCGCTAGAAGTCCACAAGCCTGAACGATGAACACCCCGGCGTAGGCCCCAAAGCTGTTCTGCGATCCCGTCAGTTCGCCGAAAATGCTCAGTAGTGCTCCTCCGCTGATCGTTGCTAATCCTCTGGCATACGCCTGGGCTAGCCCCCACACTCCGATAAAAGTTCCTGCCATCAGTGGCGAGGTCAGGCCGAGCATCAATGTCAGGCTTGCATTGGTGCTAATCCCTGCGCCAACGCCAAACAGAAACAGTGCTGTTCGGAACAGAGTTGTTGATGCTAATAATCCTGCCAAAACCATCAGCAGCACAAACAGTGCTGAGAGAACTCCACCAGCCAGTGCCGTCCGCTGTGCACCAAGGCGTGGTGTGATCAAGAAGCCTGTTGCGGCAATACCCAGCAATGTTCCAACTCCCCAAACGGCATTCAGCCGTGTGCTGACACAGAGGTCCATGGCGAAAACCGACCCGCCGTAGGGTTCCAGGACAGCTTCCTGGAGAAATAACGCGAAAGTGAACAGGGACAAAACAGCAAAGAAATACCCCACCTGAGGAGATCTCTTCAGCACAGTCCATGCACGACTGAGTGAAATTTCCTGATGATTTGCCAGGCGTGGCTGGTCCTCGCTTTTGCCAGGCTTGAGAGGTGGTTCCACCCCTGCGATTGAGACCAAAACGAGGATGAAGATCACGATGGGAGCCACGCTGATCAGCCTTTCCACTCCGGCGATCAAATTGCTCAGCTCGGCTGTGGCGCAAGAGGATCCAAGAAACGAGCTCAGCAGAATCGCTCCAGCGACGATCCCAACCATCAGCATCGACCAAACGATGGATACCAGGGCAGGACGTTGTTTGTCCGTGCTCACATCAACTAGCAGCGCCGCAAAAGGAGTGGAACTGGCTGCAATCGCCACCCCGTAGAACACAAACACCAGAGCGAGGACCAAGCCTCTCCAGATCACATCCGTCTGATTGCCTGTCTGGGATGCTTCCGCCAGCCAGAGAACGGTCCGACCTGCAACCCAGGTCAATGCGCAAAACGCAGCAGCCCCACCAACAATGAAGGGTGTGCGCCTCAGTTGTCTCCAGCGGCAGCGATCCGATTGCTGTCCGAACCAGATTCTCGAAAAAGCAACCAGTTGCTGACTTCCGAGAGCCAGTGCGGTCAGAGCGGCAGGGACCTCAAATTCGTCAATTAGCAGCCTGTTAAAGATGCCAAGAGTGAGAACGGAGAGAGCGCCTAGACAGGCCTGAAACAGTCCAAGACGCAGTGCGAGGACAATGAACCGTGCTGATCCCACGGACTACAGAAGCGATTTGCTGACCTTAGGTGGGGCTTCAGCAGCGTTCGACTGGAGCCATCGTCAAGCCTTCTGAACCAAGCTGTTGGTGATACAGCTCAGCTTGCTCCAACGGACCACACCAGACTTCGGCACGACCTTCCCCGTCGATTCGACGTGCCAAAGCCCAGGCTCGATCCGAATTCATGCCAGGAATGACCTTGCACAGGCACTCCACCACATGCTCAAACGTGTTCACGTCATCGTCCAGCACGATCACTCGAGCTTCTGGATAGCGCTGAGTTGTGCCCTGGCGTTCGAGAACCGTTGCTGCACCGGGTGATGACGAAGTCATGATGTCTCGTGAACAGACGGGATGAATCCGCAAGGAAGCTTAGTTACACTGCCGTCATTCAAGAGATCCACAATGCTTTTCACCCTGGGTTGGGCCTCTCTCGCAGCTGTGTTCAGCTTTTCGATCGCCATGGTGGTCTGGGGTCGTAATGGTGACGGTTCCATTAATTTCTGACTTGTACGAGACGCTCCAGTCTCCTCTGGTCAATCAAGGTCTTGCTATTACGGCTGTAGCGCTGTTGGTGTTCGTCAGCGGATCCGTGATTTATCTGTCCACTATTGAGTGGAAAGATCGGCGGCGGCGTCGCTGAAACTGTGTTCAATATTGCTCTTCTGAGTCAGAGCTGGAAACGTCTTCGCATCCAGCTCTTCCGATCAACAGCCTCGCTAGCGGGTATTTCCCTACTCGTTTCATCCGGTTGGATTGGAGTGCAACTGACCAATCGTCAACAGCACTGGGCTGATCACAGTCCTGCACTCTCTCTGGCCCAATTGTCCAGTGCGCTGATTCTTGTTCAGAGTTTCCGCGGTGATCCCAAACGTGCTGTTCCGTCGCTTTGGTCAGAGCGTTTGGGCCTTGAGCCAGCCATTGATCTCTGGCGGCGCTACGGCCGCTCCATGTGGTGGCAGGGATGGTCGCAAGACGGTGATGCTTATCTGATTCTTTCGTCCTCAACGTTTCCTTCAAAGATTCAAGGGCTTGAACGTCAGCGTGTGGGCTCGATGGAGGTTTTGGCTTCCGATGCATTACATCGGCAGCAGTTGTTGCAAGGGCTGAAAACCAATCAGGTCCAAAAGGCTGCCGTGCCCCACGGCAGCCTCCTAGGAGCCTGTTTCCAGGGCCTATTGGAGGGGCCGGGGGTGATTTGGAACGCGGATGCGCTCGCAACACTCAGCGGAACGCTTGCTCCCTTGCTTCAACAGGGTCGCGAGGGTTGTGTTCAGCTTCGGCTTCAGTCCAATCAAATTCGTTGGGACGGTGTCATCGGCCGTCGACCCCTGAGTTCCCTGACCCAGCTGAGCTCAGGATTAGCACCAGGCTATTTCGAAGCAGGTCCTCATCCCACATCCACCTCTTCAGCCTTAAGCGATCTCACATTGCTTCAGGTTGATGGACAGCATATGGACCTGATTCTGGGAACGTTGCTGTCTCGGCAGATCATTCAGGCTCCACTTGAGGAGCACTACGGAATCAATGGTTCCATGCGTAATGAAATTGCTGACCTCCCGTTTTCCTTACGGCTGCAAAGCCGTGCAAACGGTGCGTACAAAGCTGGCTTACAGGTTCAATTGCCCTTGAGTACGAGCCGACAGCAATGGACAGCGATCCTTAATGCAGTTTCGGATCGCCTTGGTTCCAGCGGATTTCAGAAGCGTGAGGAGGATCAGCCGTCCCCTAATCAAGAGAGTCCTACCCTCTGGCAGTTGCGGGATGATTCTGATCAGACCACCGTCGGGGGCTGGGAGATCATCCAAGGCCCGACGTCGCCAGTGTTGAGCATCGGCTTTGGCACTGAACCTGCTGTTCAGGCTTTCCTTACACCCCTCTCGCAGCAACAATCCCCGTCACTCAGAGTCACAGGTGACCCAAAGCGATTAACTCAACTTGGGCTGCTTGGAGGTCTTTGGCCTAAGCCAGTTCAGACCGCATCGAGCCTGAATCTGGAGATCAGGCCTCTCAACAACCCAGGTAATCGCCAGTCAGTCAGCCACTCGTGGTGGAGAGTCAGCGGAAGCCTGACACTGACTCCTGACTCTTAATCCTTGGATGCTTTTTCAGCCTTCTGCCGTTCGCGCTTGCGTCGTTCGGCAGCGAGCGTTTCCTCCATGAGTTCAACGGCTTGAACCATTTTTTCGAGGTTGCTGCGATAGAGCCCCAGATCCTTCTCCAGGCGAGGACGAGACAATCCGATCTGCTCACCGATGGCGTGAACCGTTTTGCTCAGTTCCTCGGGATCATCACTTTCGTTGCCTTGAGCTTCGGAGAGCAGGCTGAATAATCCAACGGCGACGAGACGGGAGTAGTGAAATTCATCTCCGGTCACTGCTGAAAGGCCGCTGGCCAGGGGCTCTGGAGCACCTTTGCCCTTCGATTTCAACCAGGTTTGTACGTCATCAACAGTGTGTCCTTTGACGGCTTTGCTGCTCCCTTGCGCGAGAGCCTTGATTTCATCGCCATCAAATCCGTTGCAACTGCAGAGAGCGGCAAACAAAGGGTCGAGTTGTTTCTCTGGGCGGTATCCCTTCGTGAACGCCTGGAAGACCTGACACAGCCCCACAGCGAACAACGCATTGATCCTGAAGTGGGTTTGATGACTCAGTAGGTGGAGTTCCACCAGCAGTTCATCGGCTGTGCGTCGATACAGCGAAGGAATGACGTAAGGGAAAGCGGAGTGAAAGGCTTTCTTGCTGTCAGCGATCGTCTGGGACCCAGTCAAGCTTTTCTAAGGCTGTCTTTAAGGCAAGACCATAGCGCTGCTGTTGCCGCCGTTAAGATTCGGCAAGTCAGTAAGCCCAACATGATCCCCATCGTCATTGAGGAATCCGGACGCGGGGAAAGGGCGTTTGATATTTATTCGCGCTTGCTGCGCGAACGCATCATCTTTCTTGGTGAAGCTGTCACCAGCGAGTCGGCGAACAGGATTGTCGCTCAGTTGCTGTTTCTCGAAGCGGAGGATCCTGAAAAGGACATCTACCTCTACATCAATTCTCCGGGAGGATCTGTCTACGACGGTCTTGGTATTTTCGACACGATGCAGCACATCAAGCCCGATGTACAAACAGTGTGTGTCGGACTAGCCGCAAGTATGGGTGCGTTTCTTTTGTGTGCAGGGACTAAAGGGAAACGCAGCAGTCTCCAGCATTCGCGCATCATGATTCACCAACCACTTGGTGGTGCAAGGGGACAGGCCAGCGATATTCGTATTCAGGCTGACGAAATTCTTTACTTGAAGGATCGCTTGAATCAGGAACTTGCCGATAGAACCAGTCAGCCTCTAGACAAGATTCAAACGGATACTGATCGTGATTTCTTTATGTCCCCAGCTGAAGCTAAGGACTATGGATTGATCGATAGTGTGATCGATAAGCGTCCTGTGCATTCTGTTTGACTTTTACTTCATCAATTAAAAAACTCCCCTCATGGGGATTTTTTAATGCTTGTAGTTTTTCTTGGATGATTGATATGAGGGCAAAAAAATTCCAGACTCATTGCTGAGTCTGGAACAAGAAATGTTGACAGAACTAATTCAGTTCAGAACAGGTGAGAAACGATCCTTTTCTGGAATCGTGGTGTAAGTGGCAAGAATTTCGCGGAATTCGTCGCCATCCATCGTTTCTTTCTCGATCAGAAGTTCGACGAGACGATCCATCGCTTCCCGTTGACCTTGAACAAGGCTCAAGGTTTCTTCGTAGCACTGCATGACGATTCCACGAACCTGCTCATCAATTTGCTTAGAGGTCCCCTCAGACGTGTCACTGCGTGTCATCAGATCTCTACCAAGAAAGACCTCCTGACTTCCACCACCTGTTGACATCTGGCCAAGACCGCTCATGCCATAACGAGTCACCATCTGCCGAGCAATGGAGGCAACCATTTGGATATCTCC
Above is a window of Synechococcus sp. BIOS-U3-1 DNA encoding:
- a CDS encoding DUF2103 domain-containing protein, which encodes MGRLVITHSTYVEGLIPWLKVLAKDPEIQTITPGVISRVRGRSSYLQLRVSIPVTGGFKMLARKGTSAQEVFVVTQLAKDELLRRIQTSSP
- a CDS encoding BCD family MFS transporter, producing MGSARFIVLALRLGLFQACLGALSVLTLGIFNRLLIDEFEVPAALTALALGSQQLVAFSRIWFGQQSDRCRWRQLRRTPFIVGGAAAFCALTWVAGRTVLWLAEASQTGNQTDVIWRGLVLALVFVFYGVAIAASSTPFAALLVDVSTDKQRPALVSIVWSMLMVGIVAGAILLSSFLGSSCATAELSNLIAGVERLISVAPIVIFILVLVSIAGVEPPLKPGKSEDQPRLANHQEISLSRAWTVLKRSPQVGYFFAVLSLFTFALFLQEAVLEPYGGSVFAMDLCVSTRLNAVWGVGTLLGIAATGFLITPRLGAQRTALAGGVLSALFVLLMVLAGLLASTTLFRTALFLFGVGAGISTNASLTLMLGLTSPLMAGTFIGVWGLAQAYARGLATISGGALLSIFGELTGSQNSFGAYAGVFIVQACGLLAAGLLLLRVDTKLFQSKVEQALSSVLTSELD
- the clpS gene encoding ATP-dependent Clp protease adapter ClpS, with protein sequence MTSSSPGAATVLERQGTTQRYPEARVIVLDDDVNTFEHVVECLCKVIPGMNSDRAWALARRIDGEGRAEVWCGPLEQAELYHQQLGSEGLTMAPVERC
- the petN gene encoding cytochrome b6-f complex subunit PetN; the encoded protein is MLFTLGWASLAAVFSFSIAMVVWGRNGDGSINF
- the psb29 gene encoding photosystem II biogenesis protein Psp29, with protein sequence MTGSQTIADSKKAFHSAFPYVIPSLYRRTADELLVELHLLSHQTHFRINALFAVGLCQVFQAFTKGYRPEKQLDPLFAALCSCNGFDGDEIKALAQGSSKAVKGHTVDDVQTWLKSKGKGAPEPLASGLSAVTGDEFHYSRLVAVGLFSLLSEAQGNESDDPEELSKTVHAIGEQIGLSRPRLEKDLGLYRSNLEKMVQAVELMEETLAAERRKRERQKAEKASKD
- the clpP gene encoding ATP-dependent Clp endopeptidase proteolytic subunit ClpP; protein product: MIPIVIEESGRGERAFDIYSRLLRERIIFLGEAVTSESANRIVAQLLFLEAEDPEKDIYLYINSPGGSVYDGLGIFDTMQHIKPDVQTVCVGLAASMGAFLLCAGTKGKRSSLQHSRIMIHQPLGGARGQASDIRIQADEILYLKDRLNQELADRTSQPLDKIQTDTDRDFFMSPAEAKDYGLIDSVIDKRPVHSV